Proteins encoded in a region of the Mycolicibacterium duvalii genome:
- a CDS encoding glycerate kinase family protein: protein MSRSVLIAPDSFGDSLTAVAAARAIARGWATARPDDRLILAPQSDGGPGFVDVLAGRLGTVRTATVSGPLEREVTAQWVLEDTGPAITAYLESAQACGLALLDGPPTVRTALDAHSRAVGQLIAEALAAGADRIVVGLGGSCCTDGGRGMIEALGGLAAARERMAGVELIAASDVEHPLLGPMGAAAVFGPQKGADPDTVAILEQRLTRWAADLDAAAGRPISVQPGAGAAGGLGAALLALGARRESGAAVIAAHTGLAGEIASADVVVTGEGRFDDQSLHGKVVSALAAAARARNLPVIVLAGQVTLDAAAARAAGVTAAYSLTEHAGSVRRAIDEAAEQLCALAAQVATGWT from the coding sequence ATGAGCCGCTCTGTGCTGATCGCGCCGGACTCCTTCGGCGACAGCCTGACGGCGGTCGCCGCGGCGCGTGCCATTGCCCGCGGCTGGGCGACGGCCCGACCCGATGACCGGCTCATCCTGGCGCCGCAGTCCGACGGCGGTCCCGGCTTCGTCGACGTTCTGGCCGGCCGGCTCGGCACGGTGCGCACCGCTACGGTCAGCGGCCCGCTCGAGCGCGAGGTGACCGCGCAGTGGGTGCTCGAGGACACCGGACCTGCGATCACGGCCTACCTCGAGAGCGCGCAGGCCTGTGGCCTGGCGCTGCTGGACGGACCCCCCACGGTGCGCACTGCGCTGGATGCGCACAGCAGGGCAGTCGGTCAGTTGATCGCCGAGGCGCTCGCCGCCGGCGCCGACCGGATCGTCGTCGGGCTCGGCGGCAGCTGCTGCACAGACGGCGGGCGGGGCATGATCGAGGCGCTCGGCGGCCTGGCCGCGGCCCGCGAACGGATGGCCGGAGTCGAGCTGATCGCGGCCAGTGATGTGGAACACCCTCTGCTCGGGCCGATGGGCGCCGCGGCGGTGTTCGGGCCGCAGAAGGGCGCCGACCCGGACACGGTGGCCATCCTGGAGCAGCGACTGACCCGCTGGGCGGCCGATCTGGACGCCGCGGCCGGCCGGCCGATCAGTGTGCAGCCGGGCGCCGGCGCGGCCGGTGGGCTGGGCGCGGCGCTGCTCGCCCTCGGTGCGCGCCGGGAGTCGGGCGCGGCGGTGATCGCCGCCCACACCGGGCTCGCCGGTGAGATCGCGTCCGCCGACGTCGTGGTCACCGGCGAGGGCAGGTTCGACGACCAGTCCCTGCACGGCAAGGTCGTCAGCGCGCTCGCCGCGGCGGCGCGGGCCCGGAATCTGCCGGTCATCGTGCTCGCCGGGCAGGTGACCCTGGATGCAGCCGCCGCGCGCGCGGCCGGCGTCACCGCCGCCTACTCACTGACCGAGCACGCCGGCTCGGTCCGGCGCGCGATCGACGAGGCGGCCGAGCAGCTCTGCGCGCTGGCCGCACAGGTGGCCACCGGCTGGACATAG
- a CDS encoding HesB/IscA family protein, which produces MTVQDESAVQAQHGVILTDAAAAKAKALLDQEGRDDLALRIAVQPGGCAGLRYNLFFDDRTLDGDLTVDFHGVELTVDRMSAPYVQGATIDFVDTIEKQGFTIDNPNATGSCACGDSFN; this is translated from the coding sequence ATGACTGTTCAGGACGAGTCGGCAGTGCAGGCACAACACGGCGTGATCCTGACGGACGCCGCGGCCGCCAAGGCGAAAGCGCTGCTCGATCAGGAAGGCCGCGACGACCTCGCGCTGCGCATCGCCGTCCAGCCCGGCGGCTGCGCCGGTCTGCGTTACAACCTTTTCTTCGACGACCGCACCCTCGACGGGGACCTCACGGTCGACTTCCACGGCGTCGAACTGACCGTCGACCGGATGAGCGCCCCGTACGTGCAGGGCGCCACCATCGACTTCGTCGACACGATCGAGAAGCAGGGTTTCACCATCGACAACCCCAACGCCACCGGCTCGTGCGCCTGCGGCGACTCGTTCAACTGA
- a CDS encoding Rv0361 family membrane protein: MTGPYPPPYGAGPAGPQNYPQSYPQPYQQAQFPAGTQPYPGGFDAGYPGALPPPVPYPPKRRNGLIAAVAAAVVIALAGGVTAVVLAGGGDEQKAGAPLTEASAQEAVQNYLDALSNGDAETVARHTLCGLFDAVTEKRSDLALASLSSDAFRKQYSSAQVTSVDKMVQSSPTQAQVLFTMRVTPKTASSRNQSREVDEQAVAQVLAIDGQVLVCSYLPRTAGQY; the protein is encoded by the coding sequence ATGACTGGTCCCTACCCGCCCCCATACGGCGCTGGACCAGCGGGCCCGCAGAACTATCCGCAGTCGTATCCGCAGCCCTACCAGCAGGCGCAGTTCCCCGCGGGGACCCAGCCGTATCCAGGCGGTTTCGACGCCGGCTACCCGGGCGCGCTGCCGCCGCCGGTGCCGTATCCGCCGAAGCGACGCAACGGGCTGATCGCCGCAGTGGCGGCGGCGGTCGTCATCGCGCTGGCCGGCGGGGTGACCGCGGTGGTGCTCGCCGGCGGCGGTGACGAGCAAAAAGCCGGTGCTCCGCTGACCGAGGCCTCCGCGCAGGAGGCCGTGCAGAACTACCTCGACGCGTTGAGCAACGGCGACGCGGAGACGGTGGCGCGCCACACGTTGTGCGGTTTGTTCGACGCGGTCACCGAGAAGCGCTCGGACCTGGCGCTGGCGAGCCTGTCCAGCGATGCGTTCCGCAAGCAGTACAGCTCTGCGCAGGTCACGTCGGTCGACAAGATGGTGCAATCGTCGCCGACCCAGGCGCAGGTGTTGTTCACCATGCGGGTGACGCCGAAGACGGCGTCGTCACGAAATCAGTCCAGGGAGGTCGACGAGCAGGCCGTCGCGCAGGTGCTTGCGATCGACGGCCAGGTGCTGGTCTGTTCGTACCTACCGCGAACGGCCGGTCAGTACTGA
- a CDS encoding carbohydrate kinase family protein, translated as MTIAVTGSIATDHLMRFPGRFSEQLLPDHLQKVSLSFLVDDLVLHRGGVAGNMAYAMGVLGSNPVLVGAVGSDFDDYRSWLTSHGVNCDHVLVSDSAYTARFVCTTDVNMAQIASFYPGAMSEARNIKLADLVQGSDAPDLVIIGANDPEAMFRHTEECRALGLAFAADPSQQLARLSGEEIRRLIDGASYLFTNDYEWDLLLQKSGWSEAEVMGQIELRVTTLGEKGVDLVGRDGTFVHVDVVPETHKEDPTGIGDAFRAGFLTGRDAGLSLERAAQLASLVATLVLEAPGPQEWSWDKTSAVQRLSDAYGEQAGQEIAEALG; from the coding sequence GTGACCATTGCGGTGACCGGATCGATTGCAACTGACCATTTGATGCGCTTCCCGGGGCGGTTCTCCGAGCAACTGCTTCCCGACCACCTGCAGAAGGTGTCGCTGAGCTTCTTGGTCGACGACCTGGTGCTGCACCGCGGCGGCGTTGCCGGCAACATGGCCTACGCGATGGGCGTGCTCGGCAGCAACCCGGTCCTGGTCGGGGCGGTCGGGTCGGATTTCGACGACTACCGCTCGTGGCTGACCTCGCACGGGGTGAACTGCGACCACGTGCTCGTTTCGGACAGCGCCTACACCGCCCGCTTCGTGTGCACGACCGACGTGAACATGGCCCAGATCGCCTCCTTCTATCCGGGCGCCATGTCCGAGGCGCGCAACATCAAGCTCGCCGACCTGGTCCAGGGATCGGACGCGCCGGACCTGGTCATCATCGGCGCCAACGATCCGGAGGCGATGTTCCGGCACACCGAGGAGTGCCGCGCACTGGGGTTGGCTTTCGCCGCCGATCCCAGCCAGCAGTTGGCCCGGCTGTCCGGTGAGGAGATCCGGCGCCTGATCGACGGGGCGAGCTACCTGTTCACCAACGACTACGAGTGGGACCTGCTGCTGCAGAAGTCCGGCTGGTCGGAGGCCGAGGTGATGGGCCAGATCGAGTTGCGCGTGACGACCCTGGGGGAGAAGGGCGTCGACCTGGTCGGACGGGACGGCACGTTCGTCCACGTCGACGTGGTTCCCGAGACGCACAAGGAGGACCCGACCGGGATCGGCGACGCGTTCCGCGCCGGCTTCCTGACCGGACGCGACGCCGGACTGTCCCTGGAGCGGGCCGCACAGCTGGCGTCGCTGGTGGCCACGCTGGTGCTCGAGGCGCCCGGGCCGCAGGAGTGGTCGTGGGACAAGACCTCAGCGGTGCAGCGGCTCAGCGATGCCTACGGCGAGCAGGCGGGCCAGGAGATCGCCGAGGCCCTCGGCTAA
- the asnB gene encoding asparagine synthase (glutamine-hydrolyzing): MCGLLALVTDPATEVSPEVVDTVSGATTMMRHRGPDEPGTWHDDRVVLGFNRLSIIDIAHSHQPLRWGPPESPQRYALVFNGEIYNYLELREALHAEFGAEFHTDGDGETILAAYHHWGTDALTRLRGMFAFALWDSAEQELLCARDPFGIKPLYLATGRGGTVAGSEKKCLLEVAEPLGIDLTLDERAVQHYTVLQYVPEPETLHRGIRRLESGSYARIRPGEQPQVTRYFTPTFDAVPFPAAGSEHQQRYDEITAVLEDSVAKHMRADVTVGAFLSGGIDSTAIAALAMRHNPRLITFTTGFEREGFSEVDVAVASAQAIGARHVTKVVSQAEFVDALPEIVWYLDEPVADPALVPLFFIAREARKHVKVVLSGEGADELFGGYTIYREPLSLKPFDYLPRGLRRSVGKMAVPLPEGMRGKSLLHRGSLTLEERYYGNARSFSDAQLRAVLRRFRPDWTHTDVTAPVYERSQGWDPVARMQHVDLFTWLRGDILVKADKMTMANSLELRVPFLDPEVFAVASRLPYEQKITRSTTKYALRRALEPIVPAHVLHRPKLGFPVPIRHWLRAGELLDWAYATVATSGAGDYVDLAAVRSMLDEHRTGTTDHSRRLWTVLIFMLWYAIFVDQSVRPAIQEPTYPVQL, from the coding sequence GTGTGCGGACTGCTGGCGTTGGTGACCGACCCTGCGACCGAGGTGTCTCCGGAGGTCGTCGACACCGTCTCCGGCGCCACCACGATGATGCGCCACCGCGGCCCCGACGAGCCGGGCACCTGGCATGACGACCGGGTGGTGCTGGGTTTCAACCGGCTCTCGATCATCGACATCGCGCACAGTCATCAGCCCCTGCGGTGGGGACCGCCCGAGTCGCCGCAGCGCTACGCGCTGGTCTTCAACGGCGAGATCTACAACTATCTGGAGCTCCGTGAGGCGCTGCACGCCGAGTTCGGCGCCGAGTTCCACACCGACGGCGACGGCGAGACCATCCTGGCCGCCTACCACCATTGGGGTACCGACGCGCTGACTCGGCTGCGCGGCATGTTCGCGTTCGCGCTGTGGGACAGCGCCGAACAGGAACTGCTGTGCGCCCGCGATCCGTTCGGCATCAAACCGCTGTATCTGGCCACCGGCCGCGGCGGCACGGTAGCTGGCAGCGAGAAGAAATGCCTGCTCGAGGTCGCCGAGCCGCTGGGCATCGACCTGACGCTCGATGAGCGCGCCGTGCAGCACTACACGGTGCTGCAGTACGTCCCCGAGCCGGAGACCCTGCACCGCGGCATCCGGCGACTCGAATCGGGCAGTTACGCGCGCATCCGACCTGGCGAGCAGCCGCAGGTCACCCGGTACTTCACGCCCACCTTCGATGCGGTGCCCTTCCCCGCGGCAGGCTCCGAACACCAGCAGCGCTACGACGAGATCACCGCGGTGCTGGAGGACTCGGTGGCCAAGCACATGCGCGCCGACGTCACGGTCGGGGCGTTCTTGTCCGGCGGCATCGATTCGACCGCGATCGCGGCGCTGGCGATGCGCCACAATCCGCGGCTGATCACGTTCACGACGGGGTTCGAACGCGAAGGCTTCTCCGAGGTCGACGTGGCGGTGGCCTCGGCCCAAGCCATCGGCGCGCGCCACGTCACCAAAGTGGTCAGTCAGGCCGAGTTCGTCGACGCGCTGCCCGAGATCGTCTGGTACCTCGACGAGCCGGTCGCCGACCCGGCGCTGGTCCCGCTGTTCTTCATCGCCCGCGAGGCCCGCAAGCACGTCAAGGTGGTGTTGTCGGGCGAGGGCGCCGATGAGCTGTTCGGCGGCTACACCATCTATCGGGAACCGTTGTCGCTCAAGCCTTTCGACTACCTGCCGCGCGGCCTGCGCAGGTCCGTCGGCAAGATGGCGGTTCCGCTGCCGGAAGGTATGCGCGGCAAGAGCCTGCTGCACCGCGGTTCGCTGACCCTCGAAGAGCGCTACTACGGCAACGCCCGCAGCTTCTCCGACGCCCAGTTGCGCGCCGTGCTGCGCCGGTTCCGGCCCGACTGGACCCACACCGACGTCACCGCTCCGGTGTACGAGCGCTCGCAGGGCTGGGACCCGGTGGCGCGGATGCAGCACGTCGACCTGTTCACCTGGCTGCGCGGCGACATCCTGGTCAAGGCCGACAAGATGACGATGGCCAACTCACTGGAGCTGCGGGTCCCGTTCCTGGACCCCGAGGTGTTCGCGGTCGCGTCCCGCCTGCCCTACGAGCAGAAGATCACCCGGTCGACGACCAAGTACGCGCTGCGCCGCGCGCTGGAACCGATCGTGCCCGCCCACGTCCTGCACCGGCCGAAACTCGGCTTCCCGGTGCCGATCCGGCATTGGCTGCGCGCCGGCGAACTGCTTGACTGGGCGTACGCGACGGTGGCCACCTCCGGCGCCGGCGACTACGTGGATCTGGCCGCGGTCCGGTCGATGCTCGACGAGCACCGGACCGGCACCACCGATCACAGCCGCCGGCTGTGGACCGTGCTGATTTTCATGCTGTGGTACGCCATCTTCGTCGACCAGAGCGTGCGGCCGGCGATTCAGGAACCCACCTACCCGGTGCAGCTTTAG
- the ctaC gene encoding aa3-type cytochrome oxidase subunit II: MQCSRRPHGGPTNSVGGANVSARGLKLVALSLLLGGTAVLLSGCSWSEVLGLGWPKGITPEAHLNRELWIGSLIAALVVGAIVYILLFWTSLFHRKKKGDTELPRQFGYNMPLELALTVTPFLIISVLFYFTVVVQERMLNKEPNPEVVIDVTAFQWNWKFGYQSVNFADGTLSYDGADNERKQAVLSKPEGTDSHGEERVGAIAGLNPEDRSYLNYNEVETLGSSNEIPVLVLPSGKRIEFQIASADVIHSFWVPEFLFKRDVNPNPEQNNSDNVFQISEITETGAFVGRCAEMCGTYHSMMNFEVRVVEPNDFKAYLDQRRAGRSNAEALEAINQSPVAVTTRPFDTRRGEGAPEVQQASR, from the coding sequence ATTCAGTGCAGCCGTCGACCGCACGGCGGTCCAACGAACTCGGTAGGAGGCGCCAACGTGTCCGCTCGCGGCCTTAAGTTGGTGGCATTGTCCCTGCTCCTGGGAGGGACGGCGGTCCTGCTCAGCGGCTGCAGTTGGTCGGAGGTTCTCGGCCTTGGGTGGCCCAAGGGCATCACGCCGGAAGCCCACCTGAACCGGGAGCTCTGGATCGGCTCGCTGATCGCCGCGCTCGTCGTCGGCGCCATCGTCTACATTCTGCTGTTCTGGACCAGCCTGTTCCACCGTAAGAAGAAGGGCGACACCGAGTTGCCCCGGCAGTTCGGCTACAACATGCCGCTGGAGCTGGCGCTGACGGTGACACCCTTCCTGATCATCTCGGTGTTGTTCTACTTCACCGTGGTGGTGCAGGAGCGGATGCTGAACAAGGAGCCCAATCCCGAGGTCGTCATCGATGTCACCGCGTTCCAGTGGAACTGGAAGTTCGGTTACCAGTCGGTGAACTTCGCCGACGGCACACTGAGCTACGACGGCGCTGACAACGAGCGCAAGCAGGCCGTGTTGTCCAAGCCGGAGGGCACCGACAGTCACGGCGAAGAGCGGGTCGGCGCGATCGCCGGTCTGAACCCCGAAGACCGCAGCTACCTCAACTACAACGAGGTCGAGACGCTCGGTTCGTCGAACGAGATCCCGGTGCTGGTGCTGCCCTCCGGCAAGCGGATCGAGTTCCAGATCGCCTCGGCCGACGTGATCCACTCGTTCTGGGTGCCGGAGTTCCTGTTCAAGCGCGACGTCAACCCGAACCCCGAGCAGAACAACTCGGACAACGTGTTCCAGATCAGTGAGATCACCGAGACCGGTGCGTTCGTCGGCCGCTGCGCTGAGATGTGCGGCACCTACCACTCGATGATGAACTTCGAGGTCCGGGTCGTCGAGCCCAACGACTTCAAGGCTTATCTCGATCAGCGCCGCGCCGGACGGTCCAACGCCGAGGCGCTGGAGGCCATCAACCAGTCTCCGGTCGCGGTGACCACCCGGCCGTTCGACACGCGGCGCGGTGAAGGTGCCCCCGAGGTTCAGCAGGCGAGCAGGTAG
- a CDS encoding cytochrome c oxidase subunit 4, whose protein sequence is MHIEARLFEFLTAFFALSAIVYGGLTAVFANGGVEWAGTTALVLTTGLTLITGTFFRFVARRLDTRPEDYEDAEIADGAGELGFFPPHSWWPILISLSASATAVGMAFWLPWLIIAGVCFVLASVAGLVFEYHIGPEKH, encoded by the coding sequence ATGCATATCGAAGCCAGGTTGTTCGAGTTCCTGACGGCGTTCTTCGCGCTGTCCGCCATCGTCTACGGCGGTCTGACGGCGGTTTTCGCCAATGGTGGCGTGGAGTGGGCGGGCACCACCGCGCTGGTGCTGACGACCGGTCTGACGCTGATCACCGGGACGTTCTTCCGCTTCGTGGCGCGTCGTCTCGACACCCGTCCCGAGGACTATGAGGACGCCGAGATCGCCGACGGCGCCGGGGAACTGGGCTTCTTCCCGCCGCACAGCTGGTGGCCGATCCTGATCTCCTTGTCCGCGTCGGCCACCGCGGTGGGCATGGCGTTCTGGCTGCCCTGGCTGATCATCGCCGGTGTGTGCTTCGTGCTGGCCTCGGTGGCCGGGCTGGTCTTCGAGTACCACATCGGACCCGAGAAGCACTGA
- a CDS encoding MmpS family transport accessory protein: protein MSGPNPPGRDSGGADLPGEEPGQPSSSDPTADAGAGGAEEYPRAYSAPESEQFVSAPYVAADPGLYDYDSYDSAAETGEPQEPPRWPWVVGVMAIVAAVALVVSVSVLVTRTETDNLATPEPTTTSLPPVQDEFTTTTPPPPPPPPPTTEAPPPPPPPETVTVTEPPPPPPPATAEEPPPPPATSEPPPPPPTTTRAAPRQVTYSVTGTKAPGDIITVTYIDASGRSRTQRNVYIPWSLTVTPISQSEVGSVQASSLFLVSKLNCSITTSDGQVLSSNTNNAAQTSC, encoded by the coding sequence ATGAGCGGGCCGAATCCCCCGGGACGGGACTCAGGCGGCGCGGATCTCCCAGGTGAGGAGCCGGGTCAGCCCTCTTCGAGCGATCCCACGGCAGACGCCGGCGCGGGCGGGGCCGAGGAGTATCCGCGGGCGTACTCGGCGCCCGAGTCCGAGCAGTTCGTCAGCGCACCGTACGTGGCCGCCGACCCTGGACTCTACGACTACGACAGCTATGACTCGGCGGCTGAGACCGGGGAACCGCAGGAACCACCGCGCTGGCCCTGGGTGGTCGGCGTGATGGCGATCGTGGCTGCGGTGGCCCTGGTCGTGTCGGTGTCGGTTTTGGTGACTCGCACCGAGACCGACAACCTGGCCACGCCGGAGCCGACCACCACGTCGCTGCCACCGGTGCAGGACGAGTTCACCACGACGACACCGCCCCCGCCGCCTCCGCCGCCCCCGACGACCGAAGCCCCGCCACCGCCACCGCCGCCGGAGACGGTCACCGTCACCGAACCTCCTCCGCCGCCGCCTCCGGCCACCGCGGAAGAACCGCCGCCCCCGCCCGCGACGAGTGAGCCGCCCCCGCCCCCGCCCACCACGACGCGCGCCGCCCCACGTCAGGTGACGTACTCGGTGACCGGAACCAAAGCCCCCGGTGACATCATCACCGTCACCTACATCGACGCGTCGGGGCGCAGCAGGACCCAACGCAACGTCTACATCCCGTGGTCACTGACCGTGACGCCGATCTCGCAGTCCGAGGTCGGTTCGGTGCAGGCCTCCAGTCTCTTCCTGGTGAGCAAATTGAACTGCTCGATCACCACGAGCGACGGCCAGGTGCTGTCCTCGAACACCAACAACGCCGCCCAGACGAGCTGCTAG
- a CDS encoding DUF2561 family protein, which produces MTDLTRSAHGSRPTFDPFALERNDRLLLAGCAVAWLAALGAGVAAIVALIDLGRSHADSSGGSGTPWVLYVVIAVSAAVIIAAVPLLLRARRAGEHDPRPEAPQPVAEPVSGPAQGADAATEKLRVAPAAAAPAREPVASREPAADRAASPLIDQVWFRCATSLVGVMGIAVLLVGVSTYLMAVGNDAVAWVLYGFAGVVTVAMAAIPWYFLRELGTALDS; this is translated from the coding sequence ATGACAGATTTGACGAGGTCCGCCCACGGGTCGCGGCCCACCTTCGACCCGTTCGCCCTCGAGCGCAACGACCGGCTGCTGCTGGCCGGCTGCGCGGTGGCGTGGCTGGCCGCGCTGGGCGCCGGCGTGGCCGCGATCGTCGCGCTGATCGACCTCGGACGCTCCCACGCCGACTCCAGCGGCGGCTCGGGCACCCCCTGGGTCCTGTATGTGGTCATCGCCGTGTCGGCGGCGGTGATCATCGCCGCGGTGCCGCTGCTGCTGCGGGCGCGCCGCGCCGGCGAGCATGATCCGCGTCCGGAGGCGCCGCAACCGGTTGCCGAACCGGTCAGCGGGCCTGCGCAGGGAGCCGATGCGGCTACCGAGAAGCTGCGCGTCGCCCCAGCCGCCGCCGCGCCGGCGAGGGAACCGGTCGCGTCGCGGGAGCCGGCGGCTGACCGAGCTGCGTCACCGTTGATCGATCAGGTCTGGTTCCGGTGTGCCACCTCGCTGGTCGGCGTGATGGGTATCGCCGTTCTGCTGGTCGGGGTGTCGACGTATCTGATGGCGGTCGGCAACGACGCGGTGGCGTGGGTGCTGTACGGCTTCGCCGGTGTTGTCACCGTCGCGATGGCGGCCATTCCGTGGTACTTCCTGCGCGAGCTCGGCACCGCCCTCGATTCCTGA
- the qcrB gene encoding cytochrome bc1 complex cytochrome b subunit translates to MSPRLDAAEIAAKQGDAIDSRYHPSAAVRRQLNKVFPTHWSFLLGEIAMYSFLVLLITGVYLTLFFDPSMAHVTYDGVYQPLRGVGMSRAYETTLDISFEVRGGLFVRQVHHWAALLFAASIMVHLARIFFTGAFRRPREANWVIGSLLLILAMFEGFFGYSLPDDLLSGTGLRAAFSGITIGIPVVGTWMHWALFSGDFPGDIIIPRLYALHILVIPGIILALIGVHLALVWFQKHTQFPGPGRTETNVVGVRVMPVFAVKSGAFFAVTVGILGLMGGLLQINPVWNLGPYSPSQVSAGSQPDFYMMWTDGLIRLWPAWEFYPFGHTIPQGVWVAVGMGLIFGLLIAYPFLEKKLSGDDAHHNLLQRPRDAPTRTAVGAAAISFYILLTFACMNDIIALKFDISLNATTWIGRVGMVVLPAIVYFVAYRWAVGLQRSDREVLEHGIETGIIKRLPHGAYVELHQPLGPVDSHGHAIPLDYQGAALPKRMNKLGSSGAPGTGSFLRGDPLSEHESLTEAAHASERKALTALREVQERNGSSNGNGSSGNGSSNGHH, encoded by the coding sequence ATGAGCCCACGTCTAGACGCAGCCGAGATCGCGGCCAAGCAGGGTGACGCGATCGACTCGCGGTACCACCCCTCGGCGGCCGTGCGTCGGCAGCTCAACAAGGTCTTCCCGACGCACTGGTCGTTCCTGCTCGGCGAGATCGCGATGTACAGCTTCCTCGTACTGCTCATCACGGGCGTGTACCTGACCCTGTTCTTCGACCCGTCGATGGCGCACGTCACCTATGACGGCGTGTACCAGCCCCTGCGCGGGGTCGGCATGTCGCGAGCCTACGAGACCACGCTGGACATCAGCTTCGAGGTGCGTGGCGGTCTGTTCGTGCGCCAGGTCCACCACTGGGCGGCACTGCTGTTCGCGGCCTCGATCATGGTGCACCTGGCCCGCATCTTCTTCACCGGCGCGTTCCGCCGCCCGCGCGAGGCCAACTGGGTGATCGGCTCACTGTTGCTCATCCTGGCGATGTTCGAGGGTTTCTTCGGCTACTCGCTGCCCGACGACCTGCTGTCGGGCACCGGCCTGCGCGCCGCGTTCTCGGGGATCACAATCGGTATCCCAGTGGTCGGCACCTGGATGCACTGGGCGTTGTTCAGCGGCGACTTCCCCGGGGACATCATCATCCCCCGGCTGTACGCGCTGCACATCCTGGTGATCCCGGGGATCATCCTGGCTCTGATCGGTGTGCACCTGGCACTGGTGTGGTTCCAGAAGCACACCCAGTTCCCCGGTCCCGGACGGACCGAGACCAACGTGGTCGGCGTGCGGGTGATGCCCGTGTTCGCCGTCAAGTCCGGTGCGTTCTTCGCGGTCACCGTCGGCATCCTGGGCCTGATGGGTGGTCTGCTCCAGATCAACCCGGTCTGGAACCTGGGGCCCTACAGCCCGTCCCAAGTGTCGGCAGGAAGTCAGCCCGACTTCTACATGATGTGGACCGACGGGTTGATCCGGCTCTGGCCGGCCTGGGAGTTCTACCCGTTCGGCCACACCATTCCCCAGGGCGTGTGGGTCGCGGTCGGGATGGGGCTGATCTTCGGCCTGCTGATCGCCTACCCGTTCCTGGAGAAGAAGCTCTCCGGCGACGACGCACACCACAATCTGCTGCAGCGTCCGCGGGACGCACCGACGCGCACCGCCGTCGGGGCCGCTGCGATCTCGTTCTACATCCTGCTGACCTTCGCGTGCATGAACGACATCATCGCGCTGAAGTTCGACATCTCGTTGAACGCAACCACGTGGATCGGCCGCGTCGGCATGGTCGTGTTGCCTGCGATCGTGTACTTCGTCGCCTACCGGTGGGCGGTCGGTCTGCAGCGCAGTGACCGCGAGGTGCTCGAGCACGGTATCGAGACCGGCATCATCAAGCGGCTGCCGCACGGGGCGTACGTCGAGCTGCATCAGCCGCTCGGACCGGTCGACTCGCATGGCCATGCGATTCCGCTGGACTACCAGGGCGCGGCTCTGCCGAAGCGCATGAACAAGCTGGGCTCCAGCGGTGCACCCGGCACCGGCAGCTTCCTCCGGGGCGATCCGCTCTCTGAGCACGAATCGCTCACCGAGGCTGCACACGCCTCCGAGCGCAAGGCGCTCACCGCGCTGCGCGAGGTGCAGGAGCGCAACGGCTCGAGCAACGGCAACGGTTCGAGCGGCAACGGCTCCAGCAACGGGCATCACTGA